In Paenibacillus stellifer, the DNA window CCGGCCAGCGCAAGTGCTCCCTGGAAGCCGTAAATGTCCACGGCGTCCACCGAAGCTGCCGGAATGCCTGCGGCAGCCGCCCATACGGCCGTCTCGCTCCGGCCGATATAGAGGTCTGGCCGCCATTTGTTCAGCGCGTTGATCTTCTCGAACGGCTGCCCTGGTTCGATCAGCACATGCGGATTGTGGCGGCGGGACCATTCCCTGAGCCTTGGGGCATGGGTAAGGTCGGCATGGGTTAGAGCAAAGGCAGTCACCTTCCCTCCAAGCTCCGTTACTAATTCGCCGATCCCGAAGGCCTGCTCCGGCGGAAGATCAATGAAGACCGAGATATCGCCCAGCCGCTGAAGTGCGAGCGTCTCCGCCGTCTCCGTCCTGGCGGCCTCGATCACATTCCGCGTCTCGGCGCCGGTGTCCAAGGCATCCGCCGCGGCCAGAAGCCAACGGTGAGTTCCGGTCAAGCCGATCGGCGGCGGGACATCGAGCCTGGCGACGCCACGGCTTTCCTCCAGCCAGGCCAGCAGATAGCCGGCATCATCCCGGTCCAGTGCTGCGGAGGCGGCGGCTCCCGGAGATCTGCGGAGATCGGAGAGCGTATAGAATCCTGACACGTTGTTATATGAAATTCCTGCGGCTGTCAGCTCTCTAATGATATTCCCCGTTCTTGTCTCCGCTGTCCCGATCAGGTTGATAAACCGCTCGCTGTTGTCCGAAGCCGGCTCCTCGTTCAGCACATGCTTGGCTAAAGCGTGATAGATAAGGTCGTAGCCGTACAGCGGCGACTTGGAACGAAAGCCAGCTGCGAATATCGGGACAACCGGAATGCCGTACAGCTCCTCCGCCTCTACAGTAGCGGATTGGATGTCATCATTGTTGATCGCTATGACAGGTGTGGCCAGAATGAAGATGATATCCGGCTTCCACAGCCGCTGCGCTCTGCCGATCGCATCTCTCAGCTTGTCGTCCGCCCCAAGGATGGAATCATTCTCCTCGATATGTGTAAGCAGCCAAGGCCCGCCGCCGGAGCGCAGCTCATCCTCAAGCTTCGCCGCGCCGCAGCCCGGAGGGCCGTGAATGATCGTGACAGCTCCGCGAATCCGTCCCAGCAGACGGATGGCTCCGATCACCTCGTCGTCGGTCGTCTCCGAGTAGGTGCGGATCCGCTGAGCCGGCTCCTCCCGCTCCAGTTCATCCGCCAGCGTCCCGCTGTCGCCATAGAAGGCGGTCAGCGTTCCGAGGCGCTTCTCCCGAACCCGAGCGAACCGCTGTCTGATCTCATGGTTCATGGTCGTCATCTCCTTTAGTTCGCGGCGGTTCCCGAAGATACCGCCTCCTTGTTGATGGCATCCCCCCAGCTTCTCGCCCAGTCGCGAAGATCAGTAACATTCAGCGGAGCCGGAACGGTCAACTGCTCATTGGAGGCCACATGCGCTGCCAGCTTGCGGTACACCTCCGCCTGGTCCGACTGCGGACTGGCTTCGATGACCGTCTTGCCGTAAAGCTCGCTCTGCGCCACAACAGGCGACCGGGGCACATACCCGGCCACGGACGCGCCCGTCACCTTCGCGAAATCCTCGATCAGCGCCTGCGGATAGCCGGGCAGAACGCTGTTCCCGATAATGCCGCCGAGTCTCGCTCCGCCGGAGGGGGCGTATTTGCCGATGGCTTTGAACAGATTATTCGCGGCGTAGACCGCCATGAAGTCAGAGGAGCTGACGACATATGCCCGGTCCGTAATGCCGTCCCGGATCGGAACGGCAAAGCCGCCGCAGACGACGTCTCCCAGCACGTCGTACAGCACATAATCCGCTTCGAACTCCTCGAACACGTTCAGCTCCTGCAGCAGGCCGACTGCGGCGTTGATGCCGCGCCCCGCGCAGCCGACGCCGGGCACGGGACCGCCCGCTTCGATGCAGAGAATGCCTTTGAATCCGATCGCCGAAATATCCTCCAGCCGCGTTTTGCCGCTGTCCCTAAGGCTGTCGATCACCGTCGGCAAATAATCGCCGCCCCGCAATGTATTAGTCGAATCGCTCTTCGGATCGCAGCCGATCTGGATGACCCGGTGACCCGCTTCCGCCAGGGCGGCGCTGATATTGGAAGTAGTGGTCGATTTGCCGATTCCGCCCTTGCCGTAGATGGCAATATGCTTGGTATTCTTCGCCATTTCTATCAACCTCCTGTATGCTGCTTGCCCTAATCCTGTCTCCGACTTCCTGATTATTCGGTTCAGAGAGCCGCACTGGCTTCGGCCACAGTCACCGCTGCCCCATGACTCTGCGCCGCAGCGGCCGCCTTGAGCGCTTCGGCCTTGTCTGTGCGCTCCCACGGCAGATCCAGATCGCTTCTGCCAAAATGGCCATAGGCCGCAGTCTGCCGGTAAATCGGCCGCTTGAGATCAAGTGTCCGGATAATCGCTCCCGGACGGAGATCGAAGACTGCCTTCACCGCAGCCGCGATTTCATCGTCGGGAAGGATGCCGGTGCCGAAGCTGTTCACCGTGACCGAGACCGGGCTGGCGACGCCGATGGCGTAGGCCAGCTGAATTTCAGCGCGGCGGGCCAGGCCAGCCGCTACAATGTTCTTGGCGACGTGGCGGGCGGCATAAGCGGCGCTGCGGTCCACCTTCGTCGGGTCCTTGCCGCTGAAGGCTCCGCCTCCATGGCGGGCGTAGCCGCCGTAGGTGTCGACAATGATCTTGCGTCCGGTCAATCCGGCGTCGCCGTGCGGTCCGCCGACCACGAACCGGCCTGTCGGGTTAATATAGTACTTCGTACTTCCGTCCAGCAGCCCTTCGGGAACCGTCGGCTCCACGACATGCCGGATGATATCCTTCCAGATTTGCTCCAGCTCGATGTCCGGGTCATGCTGGGTGGACACAACGATGGTGTCGACACGAACGGCGCGGTCATCGTCATACTCCACGGTTACCTGCGTCTTGCCGTCCGGACGCAAATACGGCAGCAGTCCGCTCTTGCGGGCCTCTGCCAGTCTTCTCGCCAGCTTGTGGGCCAGGGAGATCGGCAGCGGGAACAGCTCCGGCGTCTCATCCGTCGCATAGCCGAACATCAGTCCCTGGTCGCCTGCTCCAAGCTCGATTTCCGTCTCACCGGCATTGACCAGAAGCCTCGATTCCAGCGCCTGATCCACGCCTTGGGCAATATCTGCCGACTGCTCGTCAAGCGAGCTGAGAATGGCGCAGGTATGGCCGTCGAAGCCGAGTGAAGAATGATCGTAGCCGATCTTCACGATCGCATCCCGCGCAATGGCCGGAATATTGACGTTCGCCGAGGTCGAAATCTCGCCGGCGATCAGAACGAGCCCCGTCGTGACCGCCACCTCGCAGGCGACTCTTCCGTTCGAGTCCTGTTCCAATATGGAGTCCAGAATGGCATCCGAAATCTGGTCGCAGATTTTATCCGGGTGTCCTTCTGTAACGGATTCTGAAGTAAACAGATACTTGGTCATGTTTCTTCCCCCATTCATTGTGATGGTTTTCACACAATTTTCCGCGCCTTGCTGCTCCCGAATATGAAGAAAGGCCCTGAATCCATGCCATGCTGCCTTGGGCAGCTACGGCGGTTCAGAGCCTCCGGTTATCCGGTCAACCTTTTTCCAACTAAGTTTATAGGATTAATATACATGGTAGGCGGAATGGGATTGTTTGTCAATAGAGCATTTTGCTTAACTCCATGGAGTGATTTAGGCCAACAATATAGAGAGCAGAATGATGGGATCTGTCTGGAGAATGATGCAGCATGCCAAATAAACTTATTCGCACATGATGCCCGGACGCTATTTGATTCGGAGACTGTCCGGTTCCTTAAAGGCCTGCACCTTCCCTCTGCTCTGCACAATAATCATTCCGCTCTCGGACAGGCTCGGGCCAAAGACATGCCCGTTCGTCTCCAGTTGAACGACCGGCTGCGCCGTCTTCAGATGGATGCCGATCAGCCGTCCGTCGGTCTGGATCACATACATGCCGTGGCCGATCAAATCAAGACGGGCGATGGGATTGCGGATGCTTCCATTATAGGAAACCGCCGATTTGTCGGTCGTCTTGACGCCGTACAGATCATGGTTATTGGTAAAAATAATCCGCTCGTCATACGGGCCCGCCGCGTAGGCCAAGTCCTTCGGCCCTATGCTCTCCGCCGAATACGTGTCCCTCACTGTCTTCGCGGGATCGGCGGCTTCCGGATAGCTGTACAGCTTGTTCCCCGCATTCAGATAAATGCGGCCGCCTTCAAACCAGGCTCCATAATTTCCGGGAGCATGCTGAGGATCGGTCAGATTGATGTTCGCGGGATTATAGACAGTCGTTCCGGTAATTTTGCCGGTCTTGGCGTCCAGCGTATCGAGCGTGGTCAGCTCTTGTATTTCAAAAGGCGTACTCTCTCGCTGTACCACTACTTTGCCGTCCTTCACCGCAAGAGGCAAACTATAATGGCCTGACTCCCACAACTGCTTGCCTGTCGCCGAATCATAGGCATGCAACAGATTATACGAATAGGCCCCGGAGATGGTGTTCGTGGCAAATACCAGTCCGCCTGCCGCCATGATCGGCTGATTGAACGGGGTCTCATCCTTGGCGGTCCATTGCAGAACGCCATCCTTCAGCCGGTACGCCTGAATTCCGCCGCTTCTCACCAGCAGCCGCTCTCCATCCACGGTCAGCTGCGACGCTCCCGGGCTTGAAGGCTTGGCGGCAGCCCAGAGCTTTTTCCCGTTGACCGCATTAACCGCATAGATCGTTCCCGGCTTCGAAGCTGTGTACAGCACACCGTTCCGGTACAGGATCGGCGCCTGAAGGCCCGCACCGAACTTCCATACCGTCTTTCCCGTCTGTGCGTCCAGCGCCGTCAGCTGTCCGGATTTGATGATATAGATTTGTCCGCCGCCTGATGCCGTGAGTCCTTGATCCACCGAATAATCTCCTTGAGAATCATCGGCGGCTGCATCCATTGCCGAGACCCACTGCGCCTTGATCTCCTTCGCGGATATTGACGACGCCGAGGTATCATAGTTGTTCCCGACATACGAAGTATGAGATGCCGTATCCGCCACAGCCGCACCTGTCCCCCCAAGCAGCAGCCCGAGACCGAGCGTTCCCGCCGTAATCCGGTTCATCCACTTGATCATTCCCACTTCCCGTCCTCCTCCAGTCGTTTCATCAAGCTTGTCTGATAATGCTCCAGACGCTCCTGAATAAGCTCTGCCGTCAGATCCGTTACGCCGAACGCGGACCAGCCCACGTAAACCTGCGGCGGCTGATCATCCAGCCCGTCGAACAGGGACAGCAGATCCCAGTACGGATGATAGGAGAACTGCGCACCGGCTACATCCGCATACAACTCCAGGAACAAATCCGCGGCTTCCACACCGTACAGCTCCGCCAGATTCAAGCGGCAGTGCCCCACATCGGCTCCGGCAGGGCCGATGCAGGCGTTCGGCCAATCGACGATTCCGCTGACGGAATCCCCGCTCCACAGCACATTGGCCGGATGGAAGTCCCGGTGAATGAACCGGGGCACGAAGGTCGGCCGCCGGCGCTTGACGAAGTCCGCCGCCGCAGACCAGCTCTCCGGGCAGCGGGTCCAGCCGGGAGCCCGGAGGTTCGCGATGTCGCTGTACGGGAAATGCGTCCAGCGGAATTCCTCTGCCGGCGCGGCGTGGATGCCGGCAAGGGCCTGCGCCAGCCCCGCGAGCCAGCTCCGCATGTCGCGGGGCTTCAGATTGACTCTGCCCGGCAGCAGAGTCATCAGGACGGCGGGCAGCCCGCAGGCCGCGCCGTCCGGGTCTGCGCCGAGCAGTCTCGGCGCAGAGAGGCCGGCCAGCTTCGCCCGCCGGAGCGCAGCGGCCTCGTGCTGAGCCAGGTCGGGCTCCATGCGGAGCCAGCTTTCATTGTCATACAGGCGGATGACCGCTTCCATAACACCTGCTCCTCCTTCGTCCGCTTCTCCTTCGTCCTCCAGCGTAACCCGGTACAGGACACTGGAGGTGCTTCCCGGGAGAAGCTGGCTCTCTTTGACGCGCAGAGAACCGGCGCCGAGAACCGACACGATCCAGCCGTTCGCCCGCTGCGGCAGCTCGTCGTTCTTCGCCTCGCTGCCTTTCGCCTCGCTGCTAGGCCGGACTTCCGGAAGCGCCGTATTTTGCAGGCCCGCCCCTGCGGCTTCCTCCTGGATCGGCGTTGTCTTCGGCCCGCCGCTGGCCTCAACCTCCGACTGTGCGTTCTCGTCCGGTTCTCGTAAGTCATTGAGCCTTGAGCCCGCATCATTATCATTGTCATGTGGATGTCCTGCCGAGATGAACTTCCCCTTCCCCTGCGCACCCTCATTTCTCCCTGTGCGCCCGTCTTCCGTCCCCCTGCCGCTCTCTTCCCTGCCGCCTGCCATCCCTTCTCCTCCTCCGCTTCGGAACGAACCCCGTCCCAAATGGTTAATGCTGACATCAATGAGTATACATGATTTTCCAGATCGAGGCTCGGTCAACCGCCAATGAGACGCCGAACGGCCTGCCCCTCAGGCACGTTATCTTCCTGCGCCTTGTGTACAGGCCGTTAATGATTCAGGCGGTGAACCCTTCACCCGGTTAGCCGTTAATCCCGTGACGTGTTACCCCGTAATTGGTTATCCCGTGACCGGTTATCCCGGCCAGCCGGGCATTTAAGATCATTCCACGCACTCGGGGCAGACCCTGGAGCAGCATACGACAGTTAAGCGGAAGATACTTTCCTGCACACGCCCCTGCACTTGCAGCCCACTCACAGCAACGGCCTGTCCGCTTGATCCGCGGACAGGCCGTTTTGTTGTACATCTCATATTCGCCTATAGGCGTCCTGCCGCTAAGCGAGCGTATTTTCCAGCGTACCCAAGCCGTCAATCGTAATCTCGACTTTATCCCCGGATTTCAGCCATACCCGCTTTTCCTCGGGCAATCCAAGAATAACCCCTTCCGGCGTTCCTGTATAAATCAAATCCCCAGGCTCCAGGGTAAGGTACTGCGATATGTAGGACACCAGCTCGGCGCAGGTATGGATCATGTTCCCGGTGTTGGCGGACTGCCGAAGCTCCCCGTTGACACGGCATTCGATGCGAAGGCTGCCGGGATCAATCTCATCGGCCGTCGCAATCCAGGGCCCTACCGGCCCGAAGCCGTCCAGCGATTTGCCGAGGAGCCATTGGGTTGTGCGGAACTGCAGCTCGCGGGCGGTCAAATCATTGCCGGCGGCATAGCCGAAAACATAGCTCAGAGCCTCTTCCTTCGCTACGCGGGAAGCTCTGCGGCCGATCACCACGACGAGCTCCGCTTCATAGTCGATCTGCGACAGCCCCGGCGGTATTGCAATCGTCTCCTTGTGGGCCGACAGCGTGTTGTCGAGCTTGCTGAACAGCACCGGAACCGAAACCGATTCAAAGCCCGCTTCTTCCGCATGGCTTTTGTAGTTGAGGCCAACGCAGAGAATTTTGCGCGGGCGGGTCACGCTGGGCGCGAACTCCACAGTCTCTTCCGGCAGCAGGACCGGCGACCCCGCCAACAGCCCGCTCAGCAGAGTCAGCGCTTCATCGCCGCTCCCGATCACTTCCTCCATATTTGCAGGAGCCTGGACTCCCGCCTGTTCAGCCGTCGCCTCGATGTCAACGATGCCTTCCGGCGTCTTCACGCCAAGCTTGATTCCGCCATTGCTTCTATACTGCAGCAGCTTCATTTCATGGGTCCCTTCTTTCCCCTTATTAGGCTTGCCTTCTGCCATGCTCTCCCAGCTTCCACTATTCGCGGTTAAATCAGGCTGGCGTGCTGAAGCCCTTTGTAAATGCCTCCGTCATCCACGCTGCTTGTCACATAGTCGGCGTAGGGAAGCAGCTCTTCATGTGAATTGCCCATCGCGATGCCGAGTCCGGCCAGCTCCAGCATTTCTTTGTCGTTGAGGCCGTCGCCGAACGCGATCGCTTCCTCCCGGCTAAGGCCAAGGTTGTCCAGCAGCGCCTGAATGCCCATTGCCTTGGAGCTTCCGGGCGGGAGCACGTCCAGTGCAAGCGGATGCCAGCGAATCAGCCGCAGCTTCGTCAGCAGCTCTTCGTACAGCGCCTCTTCATGGCTCTCACAGTGCAGGAACATCTGGTAGATTTCATTGTTTTTCCAGAACTCGGGGTCCCAGCCCGGCTGATCGACCTTCAGGGTGTTCACGGATTCCGTGACAAAAGGATGATTCTCCGTATCGGCAAAATAAGACTCTCCGCCTTCAAACACGAGCGAATGCTTGTGCTTGCCCGCAAGCTCCACCAGCGCCGCAATCGTCTCCTTGTCCAGCGGCTGCTTATGCACAACTTTGCCCTTGTATACGACAAAAGCCCCGTTCAGACATACATAGGAGTCGATGCCCAGCGCTTCCGCCAGCGGCTTGATAAAATAAGGCGCCCGGCCGGTCGCAATCACCGGCTCAATGCCGTTCTTCTTTAAATGGGCGACGGCCTCCAGCGTATCCGCCGGAATTTCCTTCTCCTCGTTGACAAGCGTGCCGTCGATATCAAAAAACACAATCCTATAATCCATTTCCTGTATGCTCCTATCCTTCCGCCAAGCCAAAAACCGGCGGCTTCTGTAATCTGCGCGGGTTCTGTCCGCTTTCATCCTACCCGTAACTTACCATGATTGATCGGCGGCGGGCAAGAAACATAGAAACCCGGGGCTTATTCCTGTTATAATGATCACAATAACTCACTAACTTACTTATTCACTCAAGGATAAACGCCTGACGGCGTCCTTTAGGCGCCGTGCATTTACCGAGAAACAGAAGATCTATTGTAAGCAACAACTTATAAAGTCTTATATTTGAACCATAAACCAAAGGAGTCTTTTCCATGAACCCTTCCATTCTAAAAACGTCAGCGTCCGGCAGCGTCTTTGAGTTCGGCGTCTATACGCTGGGCGATATCGTCCCCGATCCCCTGACAGGCCGTTCGGCGAGCCACCGGGAGCGTCTGCGGGATATTGTAGCGGCCGCCAAGCTCGCCGACGAGGCCGGACTTGATATATTCGGCGTCGGGGAGCATCATCGCCTCGATTTTGCCGTCTCCTCCGTTCCCGTAGTTCTGTCCGCCATCTCTCAGGTCACCAAGCGGATCAAGCTCGCCAGCACGACCATGGTGCTCGGCACCATCGATCCCGTCCGCCTGTTCGAGGACTTCGCCACGCTCGACCTTTTGTCGGACGGACGCGCAGAGATAATGGTCGGACGCGGCGCGTTCACCGAATCGTTCCCGCTGTTCGGATACGACCTGAGTGACTATCAGCAGCTGTTCACCGAGAATATCGGCCTTCTGCAAAAACTCGGAGAGGAGAGCACTGTCTCGTGGGAGGGCCATTTCCGTTCGCCGCTCAAGGACGCGGAAATCTCGCCCCGCCCTCTCCAGCCGAGTCTCCCGCTCTGGATCGGCGTCGGCGGGACGCCAGCCAGCGCGGAGAGAGCCGGCACGCTTGGCACCGGCATGGCAATAGCCATTCTGTCCGGCAATCCGGAGCGCTTCGCCCATCTGGCAGAGCTGTACCGGCAGGCCGGACAGCAGGCGGGCTACAGCCCGGATTCCCTGAAGGTGGGCATAACGAGCCACGGCTATATCGCCAAGACATCCAAGCAGGCGCTGGACGACTTCTATCCGTACTACCTGAACTATCTGAACGGCATCATGGCCCATCCCGGCCAGGAGTTCCGGTTCACGCGCGAAGATTTCGAAGCGTATACCCGGCCCGGCGAGGCACTGGCTGTCGGAAGTCCGGAGCAGATTGTCGAGAAAATCCTGCACCAGCATGAGCTGTTCGGACATACCCGCTTCATGGCCCAGATGGACGTCGGCGGCATGCCCTTCTCCAAGGTTGCTTCGGCCATCGAGCTGCTGGCGACAGAGGTCGCTCCAATCGTCCGCCGGGAGATTGCGAAGAGAACCGGCGCCAATTGATGCTCCGGGACGCCTGAAGATCCGGAATGTCTTGCAGCCAGGCGGCGCATTGTGATGCGGCAAGCGCCTATAAGCACCCGGCCTTCCAGTCCGGCATTACGGAATTCACGGCTACACGGCACTCGCAGCATTTCATGCTTGCGCGGCAGTCGCTGCACGCATTTACGGCTCTTGCAGAAGCCGGGACCCTGGCGTTCCGGCTGATTCCCGGGGCCCGCTTTTCCTGAGCCGATGGAAGCATTTTGGGAGGTTTTCGGTTTGCTTTTGGAAGTGTAGGGGTAAAGGGTTACAGAATTTTTGCGACAGCGGAGGCCTGCAGATGAACAGAGATCGATCTAACCTTACATCGCCCGATCAACGAAATTCGAAACGCCCGCGTACATATTCCCGTTCCCGCCGCAAGGCTTGGCTCAAACCCGCCGCCTGGCTGACAGCCGCCCTTGCCGCGCTCCTGTGCCTTGTGCCGGCGTCGTCCTACACGGTCCGTGCGGACAGCTACACGGCCAAGGTCTACGCCTCCTCGCTCAATGTCCGAAGCGAGCCTGCCGCCAGCTCCGCCATCACTGGCTCGCTAAAGAGCGGCGCCGTCGTCACCGTGACGGACGAGCAGCATGGCTGGCTGAAGATCCGGCAGGGTTCCCTGACCGGCTGGGTCGCGGGCTACTATCTGAAGCGGTCCTCCGGCTCCCCGGCCTCTGTCCAGAGCAATTCACCCTCCGCAGCATCTTCTTCCTCTGCGGGGGGAAGCGCCTCCCGGTCCAGAGCGACCGTCACGGCGGATTCGCTCCGCATCCGCGGCGGTCCCGGAACGGGCTACGAAGTCGTCGGTTCACTGCGGGGAGGCAACAGTGTAACCGTGCTGTCCAGCCGGTCCGGATGGATGAACATCCGGACGCCGGAGGGCGTAACCGGCTGGGTGTCTTCCTCTTACATCTCGTATGCCGCGTCCAGTTCGTCCGGTTCCTCCTCCTCTGCCTCGGGAGGCTCCGCAAGCCGGTCCCATTCCGGCGGCATCCGCGGCAAGCTGATTGTCGTCGACGCCGGTCATGGAGGAGACGATCCCGGCATGATCGGGACGACTTACGGTACCATGGAGAAGGACCTCAACCTGCAGACGGCGCTGTATCTGCGCGACTATTTGACAGCGGCCGGCGCAAAGGTAAGGATGACGCGGACGAAGGACAGCCAGAAGCCATCCCTGTCCAGCCGCGCGCAGCTCTCGCAGACGATCGGGGCGGACGCCTTCGTCAGCGTTCATTTCAATTCCTCACCGAAAAATGTATCCGGTACGCTAACCTTCTTTTACTCGGAATCAGGCGATCTCCCGCTGGCCCGCGCCATCGAGCACCGGCTCGGCGACGGCATCGGCCTCAAGAGCAACGGCCTGTCCTTCGGGAATTATCATATCCTGCGCGAGAACACGATTCCGGCGGCGCTCGTGGAGCTTGGCTTCCTCACCAGTGCGAGAGACGAGTCAATCGTGCGGACATCATCCTATCAGAAGAAGGCCGCCCGGGCGATCGCCGACGGCCTCGCGGACTACTTCTCGAAATGAGCCGGATACCCGATACCCGGTTACAACAGAACACCCCCGGCTGCGG includes these proteins:
- a CDS encoding nitrogenase component 1, translated to MNHEIRQRFARVREKRLGTLTAFYGDSGTLADELEREEPAQRIRTYSETTDDEVIGAIRLLGRIRGAVTIIHGPPGCGAAKLEDELRSGGGPWLLTHIEENDSILGADDKLRDAIGRAQRLWKPDIIFILATPVIAINNDDIQSATVEAEELYGIPVVPIFAAGFRSKSPLYGYDLIYHALAKHVLNEEPASDNSERFINLIGTAETRTGNIIRELTAAGISYNNVSGFYTLSDLRRSPGAAASAALDRDDAGYLLAWLEESRGVARLDVPPPIGLTGTHRWLLAAADALDTGAETRNVIEAARTETAETLALQRLGDISVFIDLPPEQAFGIGELVTELGGKVTAFALTHADLTHAPRLREWSRRHNPHVLIEPGQPFEKINALNKWRPDLYIGRSETAVWAAAAGIPAASVDAVDIYGFQGALALAGLFGKALRNQALSRYLSAGGSSYREGWLAKSVNWHIKQEVR
- a CDS encoding nitrogenase iron protein NifH, with product MGAHRQGRSAQGGRCGAESWGSGDCGRSQCGSLNRIIRKSETGLGQAAYRRLIEMAKNTKHIAIYGKGGIGKSTTTSNISAALAEAGHRVIQIGCDPKSDSTNTLRGGDYLPTVIDSLRDSGKTRLEDISAIGFKGILCIEAGGPVPGVGCAGRGINAAVGLLQELNVFEEFEADYVLYDVLGDVVCGGFAVPIRDGITDRAYVVSSSDFMAVYAANNLFKAIGKYAPSGGARLGGIIGNSVLPGYPQALIEDFAKVTGASVAGYVPRSPVVAQSELYGKTVIEASPQSDQAEVYRKLAAHVASNEQLTVPAPLNVTDLRDWARSWGDAINKEAVSSGTAAN
- the metK gene encoding methionine adenosyltransferase, which translates into the protein MTKYLFTSESVTEGHPDKICDQISDAILDSILEQDSNGRVACEVAVTTGLVLIAGEISTSANVNIPAIARDAIVKIGYDHSSLGFDGHTCAILSSLDEQSADIAQGVDQALESRLLVNAGETEIELGAGDQGLMFGYATDETPELFPLPISLAHKLARRLAEARKSGLLPYLRPDGKTQVTVEYDDDRAVRVDTIVVSTQHDPDIELEQIWKDIIRHVVEPTVPEGLLDGSTKYYINPTGRFVVGGPHGDAGLTGRKIIVDTYGGYARHGGGAFSGKDPTKVDRSAAYAARHVAKNIVAAGLARRAEIQLAYAIGVASPVSVTVNSFGTGILPDDEIAAAVKAVFDLRPGAIIRTLDLKRPIYRQTAAYGHFGRSDLDLPWERTDKAEALKAAAAAQSHGAAVTVAEASAAL
- a CDS encoding PQQ-binding-like beta-propeller repeat protein; the encoded protein is MIKWMNRITAGTLGLGLLLGGTGAAVADTASHTSYVGNNYDTSASSISAKEIKAQWVSAMDAAADDSQGDYSVDQGLTASGGGQIYIIKSGQLTALDAQTGKTVWKFGAGLQAPILYRNGVLYTASKPGTIYAVNAVNGKKLWAAAKPSSPGASQLTVDGERLLVRSGGIQAYRLKDGVLQWTAKDETPFNQPIMAAGGLVFATNTISGAYSYNLLHAYDSATGKQLWESGHYSLPLAVKDGKVVVQRESTPFEIQELTTLDTLDAKTGKITGTTVYNPANINLTDPQHAPGNYGAWFEGGRIYLNAGNKLYSYPEAADPAKTVRDTYSAESIGPKDLAYAAGPYDERIIFTNNHDLYGVKTTDKSAVSYNGSIRNPIARLDLIGHGMYVIQTDGRLIGIHLKTAQPVVQLETNGHVFGPSLSESGMIIVQSRGKVQAFKEPDSLRIK
- a CDS encoding phosphotransferase family protein, translated to MAGGREESGRGTEDGRTGRNEGAQGKGKFISAGHPHDNDNDAGSRLNDLREPDENAQSEVEASGGPKTTPIQEEAAGAGLQNTALPEVRPSSEAKGSEAKNDELPQRANGWIVSVLGAGSLRVKESQLLPGSTSSVLYRVTLEDEGEADEGGAGVMEAVIRLYDNESWLRMEPDLAQHEAAALRRAKLAGLSAPRLLGADPDGAACGLPAVLMTLLPGRVNLKPRDMRSWLAGLAQALAGIHAAPAEEFRWTHFPYSDIANLRAPGWTRCPESWSAAADFVKRRRPTFVPRFIHRDFHPANVLWSGDSVSGIVDWPNACIGPAGADVGHCRLNLAELYGVEAADLFLELYADVAGAQFSYHPYWDLLSLFDGLDDQPPQVYVGWSAFGVTDLTAELIQERLEHYQTSLMKRLEEDGKWE
- a CDS encoding fumarylacetoacetate hydrolase family protein, with protein sequence MAEGKPNKGKEGTHEMKLLQYRSNGGIKLGVKTPEGIVDIEATAEQAGVQAPANMEEVIGSGDEALTLLSGLLAGSPVLLPEETVEFAPSVTRPRKILCVGLNYKSHAEEAGFESVSVPVLFSKLDNTLSAHKETIAIPPGLSQIDYEAELVVVIGRRASRVAKEEALSYVFGYAAGNDLTARELQFRTTQWLLGKSLDGFGPVGPWIATADEIDPGSLRIECRVNGELRQSANTGNMIHTCAELVSYISQYLTLEPGDLIYTGTPEGVILGLPEEKRVWLKSGDKVEITIDGLGTLENTLA
- a CDS encoding Cof-type HAD-IIB family hydrolase — its product is MDYRIVFFDIDGTLVNEEKEIPADTLEAVAHLKKNGIEPVIATGRAPYFIKPLAEALGIDSYVCLNGAFVVYKGKVVHKQPLDKETIAALVELAGKHKHSLVFEGGESYFADTENHPFVTESVNTLKVDQPGWDPEFWKNNEIYQMFLHCESHEEALYEELLTKLRLIRWHPLALDVLPPGSSKAMGIQALLDNLGLSREEAIAFGDGLNDKEMLELAGLGIAMGNSHEELLPYADYVTSSVDDGGIYKGLQHASLI
- a CDS encoding LLM class flavin-dependent oxidoreductase, producing the protein MNPSILKTSASGSVFEFGVYTLGDIVPDPLTGRSASHRERLRDIVAAAKLADEAGLDIFGVGEHHRLDFAVSSVPVVLSAISQVTKRIKLASTTMVLGTIDPVRLFEDFATLDLLSDGRAEIMVGRGAFTESFPLFGYDLSDYQQLFTENIGLLQKLGEESTVSWEGHFRSPLKDAEISPRPLQPSLPLWIGVGGTPASAERAGTLGTGMAIAILSGNPERFAHLAELYRQAGQQAGYSPDSLKVGITSHGYIAKTSKQALDDFYPYYLNYLNGIMAHPGQEFRFTREDFEAYTRPGEALAVGSPEQIVEKILHQHELFGHTRFMAQMDVGGMPFSKVASAIELLATEVAPIVRREIAKRTGAN
- a CDS encoding N-acetylmuramoyl-L-alanine amidase, whose product is MNRDRSNLTSPDQRNSKRPRTYSRSRRKAWLKPAAWLTAALAALLCLVPASSYTVRADSYTAKVYASSLNVRSEPAASSAITGSLKSGAVVTVTDEQHGWLKIRQGSLTGWVAGYYLKRSSGSPASVQSNSPSAASSSSAGGSASRSRATVTADSLRIRGGPGTGYEVVGSLRGGNSVTVLSSRSGWMNIRTPEGVTGWVSSSYISYAASSSSGSSSSASGGSASRSHSGGIRGKLIVVDAGHGGDDPGMIGTTYGTMEKDLNLQTALYLRDYLTAAGAKVRMTRTKDSQKPSLSSRAQLSQTIGADAFVSVHFNSSPKNVSGTLTFFYSESGDLPLARAIEHRLGDGIGLKSNGLSFGNYHILRENTIPAALVELGFLTSARDESIVRTSSYQKKAARAIADGLADYFSK